In Aneurinibacillus migulanus, a single window of DNA contains:
- the rplK gene encoding 50S ribosomal protein L11 codes for MAKKVIKVVKLQIPAGKANPAPPVGPALGQAGVNIMGFCKEFNARTQEQAGLIIPVEITVFEDRSFTFITKTPPAAVLLKKAAGIESGSAVPNKTKVATVKRDKVREIAETKMPDLNAADVEAAMRMVEGTARSMGITIVD; via the coding sequence ATGGCTAAAAAAGTTATCAAAGTTGTTAAACTTCAAATCCCTGCAGGTAAAGCGAACCCGGCACCACCGGTTGGTCCGGCTCTCGGTCAAGCAGGCGTGAACATCATGGGATTCTGTAAAGAATTCAACGCTCGTACACAAGAACAAGCAGGTCTTATTATTCCTGTTGAGATTACGGTATTCGAAGATCGTTCTTTCACATTCATTACAAAAACTCCACCAGCTGCCGTTCTGTTGAAGAAAGCTGCTGGAATTGAGTCCGGTTCCGCTGTACCGAATAAAACAAAAGTTGCGACTGTGAAACGCGATAAAGTTCGCGAAATCGCTGAAACAAAAATGCCTGATCTGAATGCTGCAGATGTTGAAGCTGCTATGCGTATGGTAGAAGGTACTGCACGCAGCATGGGCATCACAATCGTTGACTAA
- the nusG gene encoding transcription termination/antitermination protein NusG, whose product MEKRWYVVHTYSGYENKVKTNLEKRVESMGMEDKIFRVLIPTEDETEERDGKKKVVTKKVFPGYVLVEMVMTDDSWYVVRNTPGVTGFVGSAGAGSKPTPLLPEEVTAIMKQMGMEESVQRVNFELKEMVKVKEGPFANMVGSVEEIQLDKRKVKVLVDMFGRETPVELDFAQVAKL is encoded by the coding sequence ATGGAAAAACGCTGGTATGTAGTTCACACTTATTCTGGATATGAGAATAAGGTTAAAACAAACCTGGAAAAGCGCGTAGAATCAATGGGGATGGAAGACAAAATCTTCCGCGTGCTCATTCCTACCGAAGATGAAACCGAAGAACGCGACGGCAAGAAAAAAGTCGTAACGAAGAAGGTTTTTCCAGGGTACGTGCTCGTCGAGATGGTCATGACCGACGATTCTTGGTATGTGGTACGGAACACGCCGGGCGTGACCGGATTTGTTGGTTCTGCAGGTGCAGGTTCAAAACCGACTCCTTTACTTCCTGAAGAAGTGACTGCCATCATGAAACAGATGGGCATGGAGGAATCTGTGCAGCGCGTCAACTTTGAATTGAAGGAAATGGTGAAGGTCAAAGAAGGTCCGTTCGCCAATATGGTTGGTTCCGTCGAGGAAATCCAACTGGACAAGCGCAAGGTTAAAGTACTAGTTGATATGTTTGGACGCGAAACGCCGGTTGAGCTGGACTTTGCTCAAGTGGCTAAGTTATAG
- the secE gene encoding preprotein translocase subunit SecE: MSFIDKLKRGPAFLKEAWTELRKVTWPTRKELVSYTTVVLVTVTLIAIFFAVIDLGISQLLELILKTGK; the protein is encoded by the coding sequence ATGAGTTTTATAGATAAACTCAAACGCGGACCGGCCTTTTTGAAGGAAGCCTGGACCGAACTGAGAAAAGTAACCTGGCCAACTCGTAAGGAACTTGTTTCCTATACAACGGTTGTACTGGTAACTGTGACGCTCATCGCAATCTTCTTCGCAGTAATCGATTTAGGAATTTCCCAGCTCCTTGAACTCATTTTGAAGACAGGGAAATAA
- the rpmG gene encoding 50S ribosomal protein L33 produces the protein MRVTVTLACTECKQRNYTTTKNKRKQTERIEMKKYCKFCNDHTLHRETR, from the coding sequence ATGCGGGTAACTGTAACGTTAGCGTGCACCGAGTGCAAACAACGCAACTATACCACAACGAAAAACAAACGTAAGCAAACGGAACGCATCGAGATGAAGAAGTATTGCAAATTCTGCAATGATCATACTCTTCATCGTGAAACTCGTTAA
- a CDS encoding methyl-accepting chemotaxis protein, with translation MRTRSLKFKLLGVIIPLIVIALSFVAWLNHNKAKEFLESNFQERAFIQLDLLNNKVNNWLQQQRDRVTNMASGMDIRSMNQEVQFSYLKSKVSEYQEYEMFFIADLHGKALTTAGQKVDVGSREYFKKVIDGQSYAISEPLISRASGKLVVVIASPIYNQQNRLSGMLGATVPITTMNEIVAGQKIGQTGYAYMVQKDGLVISYPQQEEILKLNVYKLNIPPLTAGIDEAVAGKTGYKRYMYKGVDKYAFFSKVPTTGWVVAITAPVKEASSQLDYLAKLSFVTASVVLVFAVIILILFSSHFVRPIRHLSELTAMIAKGDLTVKTPNRSKDEVGVLSHNFNQMVESIHMLLLEIKEASRKMRQSSEVLTLASRETTTSAEQVAVTINDLAEGAGTIAHSIQSAHMEVALVNESLQQISTYADEMNQTFITTNALTTEGEQAVRTAVYKMEEIQRMVADASTVVHKLGNRSEEIGEIVSLITGIASQTNLLALNASIEAARAGDAGRGFAVVADEVRKLAEETDKAANNISRIVQENKRETHEAIESILRGHDVIVEGQEMVRHTGDSFAKIHEHINLVGEKSMHITSSIKVAEENARKVSMEMEHVSAITEEASAGSQEVAAVSEQQAAAAQQLSHDAATMGRLSDQMENLVARFKMEK, from the coding sequence ATGAGAACAAGAAGTCTTAAGTTTAAACTATTAGGGGTTATCATTCCGCTTATTGTGATAGCGCTTTCTTTTGTGGCCTGGCTTAATCACAATAAAGCAAAAGAGTTTTTAGAAAGCAATTTTCAGGAACGAGCATTTATTCAGCTTGATCTGTTAAATAACAAAGTAAACAATTGGCTTCAGCAGCAGAGGGACCGCGTGACGAATATGGCATCCGGTATGGATATCCGAAGCATGAATCAAGAGGTGCAATTTTCCTATCTAAAATCCAAGGTGAGTGAATATCAGGAATATGAAATGTTTTTTATTGCCGATTTGCATGGTAAGGCGCTTACGACAGCCGGTCAAAAGGTGGATGTGGGCAGTCGTGAATATTTCAAAAAGGTAATTGACGGACAATCATACGCCATCTCGGAACCCCTGATTTCTCGCGCTTCCGGCAAGTTGGTAGTTGTTATTGCCAGTCCAATTTATAATCAGCAGAATCGGTTAAGCGGTATGTTGGGTGCCACGGTTCCGATTACCACAATGAACGAAATCGTAGCAGGCCAGAAAATCGGACAGACCGGATATGCATATATGGTGCAGAAGGACGGTCTGGTCATTAGCTATCCGCAGCAGGAAGAGATTTTAAAATTAAACGTGTATAAGTTGAACATTCCTCCTCTTACAGCAGGTATTGACGAAGCTGTTGCTGGCAAAACTGGATATAAACGGTATATGTATAAGGGTGTAGATAAGTATGCATTCTTCTCCAAGGTGCCGACCACAGGCTGGGTAGTCGCGATTACCGCTCCGGTCAAGGAGGCATCGAGCCAACTGGATTATTTGGCAAAACTCTCATTTGTCACTGCCAGTGTGGTTCTTGTTTTTGCTGTGATCATTCTTATTTTATTCTCCTCACATTTTGTACGACCGATTCGTCATCTGAGCGAATTAACCGCGATGATTGCCAAGGGTGACTTAACCGTGAAAACACCGAATCGCAGTAAAGATGAAGTAGGCGTACTTAGCCACAATTTCAATCAGATGGTGGAGAGTATCCATATGCTGTTGCTTGAAATCAAGGAAGCATCCCGAAAAATGAGGCAGTCTTCGGAGGTTCTGACGTTAGCAAGCCGAGAGACGACCACTTCGGCCGAGCAGGTAGCAGTAACCATTAATGATCTGGCGGAAGGCGCTGGCACTATCGCCCATTCCATTCAGTCTGCGCACATGGAAGTTGCGTTGGTTAACGAAAGTCTACAGCAGATTTCCACATATGCCGATGAGATGAACCAAACGTTTATCACGACGAATGCATTGACAACAGAAGGAGAGCAGGCGGTACGAACCGCTGTTTATAAAATGGAGGAAATCCAGCGTATGGTGGCCGATGCGTCTACGGTTGTGCACAAGCTTGGTAACCGTTCTGAAGAAATCGGCGAGATTGTTAGTTTAATTACCGGCATTGCATCGCAAACAAATCTTCTCGCACTTAACGCTAGTATTGAGGCGGCTCGTGCAGGAGACGCTGGACGGGGCTTTGCGGTAGTGGCAGATGAAGTTCGCAAGCTTGCAGAGGAAACGGACAAAGCAGCAAACAACATCTCGCGTATCGTTCAGGAAAATAAGCGGGAAACACACGAGGCGATCGAATCGATTTTACGCGGTCATGATGTAATAGTAGAAGGCCAGGAGATGGTGCGACATACGGGTGATTCATTCGCCAAAATTCATGAGCACATTAATCTAGTGGGCGAGAAGAGTATGCACATTACTTCTTCCATTAAGGTGGCAGAAGAAAATGCACGCAAAGTATCGATGGAGATGGAACACGTGTCCGCAATTACTGAGGAAGCGTCTGCTGGTTCACAGGAAGTAGCTGCGGTGAGCGAGCAGCAGGCTGCAGCCGCACAGCAGTTATCACATGACGCGGCGACCATGGGACGCCTATCCGATCAGATGGAAAATCTGGTAGCCCGCTTCAAAATGGAGAAGTAA
- the sigH gene encoding RNA polymerase sporulation sigma factor SigH — MAADHTRYEALYDEDIVDLVRLGDGDALEYLINKYRNFVRAKARSYFLIGADREDIVQEGMIGLYKSIRDFKGDKLASFKAFAELCITRQIITAIKTATRQKHIPLNSYVSLDKPIYDEDSDRTLLDIICGTRVTDPEELIINQEEYDDIEDKISEILSDLEQQVLLLYLDGRSYQEIAVDLSRHVKSIDNALQRVKRKLEKYLEVREVSQV, encoded by the coding sequence TTGGCTGCAGACCATACCCGCTATGAAGCTCTATACGATGAAGACATCGTGGATCTTGTACGGTTAGGTGACGGTGACGCGTTAGAATACTTAATCAACAAGTATAGGAATTTTGTTCGTGCTAAAGCCCGTTCTTATTTTTTAATCGGTGCTGATCGTGAGGATATTGTGCAGGAAGGTATGATTGGGCTGTACAAGTCGATTCGGGACTTTAAGGGAGATAAGCTGGCTTCCTTCAAAGCATTTGCTGAATTGTGTATCACGCGCCAGATTATTACTGCGATCAAGACAGCCACTCGACAGAAACATATTCCTCTTAACTCCTATGTCTCGCTGGACAAGCCAATCTATGATGAAGATTCAGATCGTACTTTGCTGGATATTATCTGCGGTACCCGAGTGACAGACCCGGAAGAGCTGATTATCAACCAGGAGGAGTACGATGACATCGAAGATAAAATCAGTGAGATTTTGAGCGATTTGGAGCAACAGGTCTTGCTTTTGTATCTGGACGGGCGTTCGTACCAGGAGATTGCGGTCGACTTAAGCCGTCATGTCAAATCAATTGATAACGCTCTCCAACGTGTAAAGCGTAAGCTTGAGAAGTATCTGGAAGTTCGCGAAGTTTCCCAAGTTTAA
- a CDS encoding NYN domain-containing protein: MEEILIVDGYNVIGDWKRLKEKKKISLEEARDDLLGWLADYQGFTGTRVIVVFDAHNVKGMGRKVREYRLDIRYTKEKETADECIERLVFELSNRHRQIYVATSDYTEQRVTFGYGALRKSARELWLEMKQVNRDITEKVRETKQQPKGRGIELSDEIKKKFEKWRRGDQ; this comes from the coding sequence ATGGAAGAAATATTGATTGTAGATGGCTATAATGTCATCGGGGATTGGAAACGGCTGAAGGAGAAGAAGAAGATCAGTCTTGAGGAAGCACGGGATGATTTGCTCGGATGGCTTGCGGACTATCAGGGCTTTACCGGAACGCGCGTGATTGTCGTATTTGATGCGCACAATGTAAAAGGTATGGGCAGAAAAGTACGTGAGTATCGCTTGGATATTCGTTATACGAAAGAGAAAGAAACAGCAGACGAATGTATCGAACGACTTGTATTTGAGCTGTCCAATCGACATCGTCAGATATATGTAGCAACCTCTGATTATACCGAACAGAGGGTGACATTTGGTTATGGTGCTTTACGTAAGTCAGCACGCGAATTATGGTTGGAGATGAAGCAAGTAAACCGTGATATTACCGAGAAGGTGCGTGAAACAAAACAGCAGCCTAAAGGAAGAGGCATTGAGCTAAGTGATGAAATTAAAAAAAAATTCGAAAAATGGCGCCGTGGAGACCAGTGA
- the rlmB gene encoding 23S rRNA (guanosine(2251)-2'-O)-methyltransferase RlmB, giving the protein MSEYIVGKNPVIEALRSGRSINKIWIAEGSQKGVSGQVMALAKEAGVTVQIVPRKKLDQAAEGESHQGILAYIAAYDYTELDDILAKAEASGQLPFLVILDEIEDPHNLGSILRTADATGVHGVIIPKRRSAGLTSIVAKASAGAIEYVPVARVTNLARTIEDLKERNIWVVGTDASGTEEFRQARLDMGVALVIGSEGKGMSRLVREKCDFTVKLPMVGRVTSLNASVAGALLMYEVYRQRHPLAE; this is encoded by the coding sequence ATGAGTGAATATATCGTTGGGAAAAACCCTGTTATCGAGGCGTTGCGCTCGGGACGTTCGATTAATAAAATATGGATTGCCGAAGGCTCCCAAAAGGGAGTAAGTGGCCAGGTGATGGCGTTAGCGAAAGAAGCGGGAGTAACGGTGCAGATTGTTCCGCGCAAAAAGCTGGATCAGGCGGCGGAAGGAGAAAGTCATCAAGGAATTCTCGCGTATATTGCTGCGTACGACTATACAGAACTGGATGACATTCTTGCCAAAGCAGAAGCTTCAGGGCAACTGCCGTTCCTCGTTATTCTGGACGAAATTGAAGACCCGCATAATTTAGGGTCTATTCTACGTACCGCAGACGCGACGGGAGTGCATGGCGTTATCATTCCGAAACGTCGTTCGGCCGGATTGACATCTATAGTTGCCAAAGCGTCGGCGGGAGCGATTGAGTATGTACCGGTTGCTCGTGTAACAAACCTAGCTCGCACCATCGAAGACTTAAAGGAACGCAACATCTGGGTCGTTGGAACAGATGCCTCAGGAACGGAAGAATTCCGTCAGGCTCGTCTTGATATGGGCGTTGCGCTTGTCATTGGCAGTGAGGGTAAGGGGATGAGCCGACTCGTTCGGGAGAAGTGTGATTTTACGGTCAAATTGCCTATGGTTGGCCGTGTTACCTCGCTGAATGCCTCCGTTGCTGGAGCCTTACTGATGTATGAAGTGTATCGCCAGCGTCATCCGTTAGCTGAATAA
- a CDS encoding Mini-ribonuclease 3 codes for MKRDKLIRDPRQLNALALAYMGDAVLEIRVRQHLIAAGEVKPNLLQRAAVSYVSARAQASIVGGIWDRLTEEEQAVLKRGRNAKSATMPKNAQVAEYRLSTGFEALLGFLYLTEQEERLEEILTHALEWVENGHPKETNE; via the coding sequence ATGAAGCGGGATAAACTAATCAGAGATCCGAGACAGCTCAATGCGCTTGCGTTGGCCTATATGGGTGACGCAGTGTTGGAGATACGTGTGCGCCAGCACTTAATTGCGGCAGGGGAGGTAAAGCCGAACCTGCTGCAGCGTGCGGCCGTGAGCTACGTCTCGGCTAGAGCGCAAGCCAGTATCGTAGGCGGAATATGGGACCGGCTTACTGAAGAAGAGCAGGCCGTATTAAAGCGGGGACGAAACGCCAAATCAGCGACTATGCCAAAGAATGCACAAGTTGCCGAATATCGACTAAGTACAGGATTTGAAGCGTTGCTTGGATTTTTATATTTAACCGAACAGGAAGAGAGGTTAGAAGAAATTCTAACGCATGCACTCGAATGGGTGGAGAATGGTCATCCTAAAGAGACGAATGAATAG
- the cysS gene encoding cysteine--tRNA ligase: MSTIKIYNTLTRKKEEFIPIEPGKVKIYVCGPTVYNFIHIGNARPPIVFDVVRRYFAYRGYEVTYVQNFTDVDDKIIKKAEETGMSVEKVAETFIAAFVEDVRALGIKEADIHPKVTEHIPEIISFIEGLIEKGHAYVAGGDVYFRTASFAEYGKLSHQNIEELQAGARIEVNDKKENPLDFVLWKGAKPGEIYWESPWGQGRPGWHIECSAMSYKYLGETFDIHGGGHDLTFPHHENEIAQSECLTGHPMARYWMHNGYINIENEKMSKSLGNFILVKDVREKYAPRVVRFFMLSAHYRNPINFSDELLQQATNSFMRIDTAVRNLKHYLSSAGSETVTDEQMQRIASFRQRFIEEMDNDFNTADAITVLFDIVREVNQSMAGSTLKRELAEAYIALFAELGDVLGISFGEVDASVDGPSDEEINALVEERIQARKDKNFARADEIRNQLQELGIILEDTPQGVRWHRK, encoded by the coding sequence ATGAGCACCATTAAAATATATAATACGCTCACGCGTAAAAAAGAAGAATTCATTCCGATCGAACCGGGCAAGGTGAAAATATACGTGTGTGGTCCGACGGTTTATAACTTCATTCATATCGGAAATGCCCGTCCACCTATCGTATTCGACGTAGTGCGCCGTTATTTTGCATATCGGGGATATGAAGTTACGTATGTGCAGAACTTTACTGATGTAGATGACAAAATCATAAAAAAGGCAGAAGAAACCGGGATGAGCGTCGAAAAGGTAGCGGAGACGTTTATCGCAGCATTCGTCGAAGATGTTCGTGCTCTTGGCATTAAAGAAGCCGATATTCATCCGAAAGTTACAGAGCACATTCCGGAAATCATCTCATTTATTGAAGGCTTAATCGAGAAAGGGCATGCATATGTAGCGGGTGGTGATGTGTATTTTCGTACGGCTTCATTCGCAGAATATGGCAAGCTTTCACATCAAAACATTGAAGAATTGCAAGCTGGTGCGCGTATTGAAGTGAACGACAAGAAAGAAAATCCACTTGATTTTGTGTTGTGGAAAGGCGCGAAGCCAGGTGAAATCTATTGGGAAAGTCCATGGGGCCAAGGACGCCCGGGATGGCACATCGAATGTTCAGCGATGTCATACAAATATCTTGGAGAGACGTTCGATATTCATGGAGGAGGCCACGATCTTACTTTTCCGCACCATGAGAATGAAATTGCACAATCAGAATGTTTAACCGGGCATCCAATGGCAAGGTATTGGATGCATAATGGGTATATCAATATTGAGAATGAAAAAATGTCCAAATCGCTCGGGAATTTTATTCTGGTAAAAGATGTGCGTGAGAAGTATGCTCCACGTGTGGTTCGCTTTTTCATGCTGAGTGCGCATTATCGCAATCCGATTAACTTCAGCGATGAACTGCTGCAGCAGGCAACCAACAGTTTTATGCGTATCGATACAGCCGTACGTAATCTCAAGCATTACCTCTCTTCTGCGGGAAGCGAAACGGTAACCGATGAGCAGATGCAGCGGATTGCTTCTTTCCGTCAAAGATTTATTGAAGAGATGGACAATGACTTCAATACTGCGGATGCGATTACCGTATTGTTCGATATAGTACGGGAAGTCAACCAGTCTATGGCAGGAAGTACGTTGAAGAGAGAACTGGCGGAAGCGTACATTGCGCTTTTTGCGGAGCTAGGTGATGTGCTTGGTATTTCGTTCGGAGAGGTTGATGCATCAGTAGATGGACCTTCTGACGAAGAGATCAACGCTCTGGTTGAAGAGCGGATACAGGCTCGCAAGGATAAGAATTTCGCCCGTGCAGATGAGATCCGCAATCAACTGCAGGAACTGGGCATCATATTGGAAGATACGCCTCAAGGCGTGCGATGGCACCGGAAATGA
- the cysE gene encoding serine O-acetyltransferase: MVGRSEKMFKTIREDVHAVMERDPAARSTLEVILTYAGLHAIWFYRLSHRLWKREFYTLARMVSQFGRWLTGIEIHPGATIGKGLFIDHGMGVVIGETCEIGDNVTLYQGVTLGGTGKEKGKRHPTIGNNVLIASGAKVLGSMTIGDNSKIGAGSVVLQEVPPNSTVVGIPGRIKIQDGMRVEQDLDQVNLPDPIGEVMRAMQREIDTLREEVKQLKESRPSNEHH; the protein is encoded by the coding sequence ATAGTAGGAAGGAGTGAGAAGATGTTTAAAACGATAAGGGAAGATGTTCATGCAGTAATGGAACGTGATCCGGCCGCCCGCAGTACGCTCGAAGTCATTCTGACATATGCCGGGCTGCATGCGATATGGTTTTATCGCCTGAGCCACCGTTTATGGAAAAGAGAATTCTATACGCTGGCCCGGATGGTATCACAATTCGGACGATGGTTGACGGGGATTGAGATTCACCCGGGCGCTACAATTGGAAAAGGTTTATTTATTGATCATGGCATGGGTGTCGTAATTGGGGAAACGTGCGAAATCGGTGATAATGTTACACTGTACCAGGGGGTGACATTGGGAGGAACGGGTAAAGAAAAGGGAAAACGCCATCCAACGATTGGCAATAATGTTCTTATCGCTTCCGGTGCTAAAGTGCTCGGCTCAATGACAATCGGTGATAACTCCAAAATTGGAGCAGGCTCCGTCGTATTGCAGGAAGTGCCTCCGAATTCTACCGTTGTAGGCATACCGGGTCGCATTAAGATACAGGATGGCATGCGGGTAGAACAGGATTTAGATCAAGTGAATCTTCCCGATCCGATCGGGGAAGTAATGCGCGCAATGCAGCGTGAAATTGATACGCTTAGAGAGGAAGTAAAACAATTGAAGGAGAGTCGACCATCTAATGAGCACCATTAA
- the gltX gene encoding glutamate--tRNA ligase: MSKRIRVRFAPSPTGHLHIGGARSALFNYLFARHHGGDFVVRIEDTDQKRNVEDAEAKLIESLRWFGTEWDESIDKDGGVGPYRSMDRLDVYRSYIDRLVAEGKAYPCYCTEEELNAEREAQKERGETPRYAGTCRNLTPEQIQAYEAEGRKASIRFRVLENRQYTVHDHIRGEVTFESDGIGDFVICRPDGIPTYNFAVVIDDALMKITHVIRGEEHLSNTPRQLMIYEAFEFEAPEFAHVALILNPDGKKMSKRDESLIQFMEQYRDLGYLPEALMNFLVLLGWSPEEEQEIFTREELIEKFSLSRVSKSPAIFDIHKLNWMNNHYIKQASAERIAELCIPHMQKAGQLPEELSEEQRRWTERLVVLYQEQLEYAAQIVELAAMFFEDGVNYDEEAKAVLAEEQVTDVMKAFHEEVTSIEEYSADAIKGALKSVQKATGHKGKKLFMPVRVAVTGFTHGRDLNETLFLLGRETVVQRILNVINNYERVVK; encoded by the coding sequence ATGTCCAAACGAATCCGTGTCCGGTTTGCGCCGAGTCCAACTGGACATTTACATATTGGGGGAGCACGTTCGGCCCTTTTTAACTATTTATTCGCCCGTCACCACGGCGGTGACTTTGTTGTTCGTATCGAAGACACAGACCAAAAGCGTAATGTGGAAGATGCCGAAGCAAAGTTAATCGAAAGTCTGCGCTGGTTCGGTACAGAATGGGATGAAAGTATCGATAAAGACGGCGGGGTTGGTCCGTATCGTTCCATGGACAGATTGGATGTTTACCGCAGCTATATCGACCGACTGGTAGCGGAAGGGAAGGCTTATCCTTGTTACTGTACGGAAGAGGAGCTGAATGCGGAGCGTGAAGCCCAGAAAGAGAGAGGCGAGACACCTCGTTATGCAGGAACGTGCCGCAATTTGACTCCAGAACAAATTCAGGCCTATGAAGCAGAAGGACGTAAAGCATCCATTCGATTCCGCGTACTGGAAAATCGCCAATATACTGTGCATGATCATATTCGCGGCGAAGTCACATTCGAATCTGACGGAATTGGCGACTTCGTTATTTGTCGTCCCGATGGGATTCCGACGTATAACTTTGCAGTCGTAATCGATGATGCTCTTATGAAGATTACGCACGTTATCCGTGGTGAAGAACACTTATCCAATACGCCGCGCCAGCTGATGATTTATGAGGCGTTTGAATTTGAAGCGCCAGAGTTCGCGCATGTTGCATTAATTCTAAACCCGGACGGTAAAAAGATGAGTAAGCGGGACGAATCTCTGATTCAGTTCATGGAACAGTATCGAGATCTTGGCTATCTGCCTGAGGCTCTTATGAACTTCCTTGTTCTTCTCGGCTGGTCGCCGGAAGAAGAGCAGGAGATTTTTACGCGTGAAGAACTCATCGAGAAGTTTTCATTAAGTCGTGTTTCGAAGTCACCGGCTATCTTTGATATTCATAAGTTGAATTGGATGAATAACCACTACATTAAACAGGCTTCAGCTGAACGTATTGCTGAACTCTGTATCCCGCATATGCAGAAGGCGGGGCAGCTGCCAGAAGAACTCAGCGAAGAGCAGCGTCGTTGGACAGAGCGGTTGGTGGTTCTTTATCAGGAGCAGCTAGAGTATGCAGCACAAATCGTGGAATTGGCAGCTATGTTCTTTGAGGATGGCGTGAACTATGATGAAGAAGCGAAAGCTGTACTTGCGGAAGAACAGGTAACGGATGTAATGAAAGCTTTCCACGAAGAGGTGACCTCCATTGAAGAATACAGTGCGGACGCGATTAAAGGTGCATTGAAATCCGTGCAGAAAGCGACCGGTCATAAAGGCAAGAAGCTGTTCATGCCAGTTCGTGTGGCGGTTACCGGATTTACACACGGGCGTGATTTAAATGAGACGCTATTCCTGTTGGGACGCGAGACAGTAGTGCAGCGTATACTGAATGTAATCAATAATTATGAGCGTGTTGTAAAATAA
- the ispF gene encoding 2-C-methyl-D-erythritol 2,4-cyclodiphosphate synthase has protein sequence MIRIGQGFDVHQLVEGRKLIIGGVEIPHEKGLLGHSDADVLLHAITDAILGALGLGDIGKHFPDTDHAFKDADSQVLLRDVWKLVKEKGYTIGNVDATIIAQQPKMAPHIDLMREVIASCVESEMDQINVKATTTEKLGFPGRGEGIAAMAVVLLQKVGL, from the coding sequence ATGATTCGGATAGGACAGGGTTTTGATGTTCATCAACTGGTGGAAGGGCGCAAATTGATTATCGGCGGCGTGGAAATTCCACATGAGAAAGGGCTCTTAGGACATTCTGATGCGGATGTGTTACTGCATGCCATTACTGATGCGATTTTGGGAGCGCTTGGACTGGGCGATATCGGTAAGCATTTTCCGGATACGGATCATGCATTCAAGGATGCTGATAGCCAGGTGCTGTTACGTGATGTATGGAAGCTTGTCAAGGAAAAAGGATACACTATCGGCAATGTGGATGCGACGATTATCGCCCAACAACCGAAGATGGCGCCGCACATTGATCTGATGCGCGAAGTGATTGCCTCTTGCGTTGAATCGGAGATGGACCAAATTAATGTAAAGGCCACCACGACAGAAAAATTGGGTTTTCCAGGTCGCGGCGAAGGAATCGCTGCGATGGCTGTTGTATTGTTACAAAAAGTAGGATTATAA
- the ispD gene encoding 2-C-methyl-D-erythritol 4-phosphate cytidylyltransferase → MKVNIGVVIAAAGQGKRMGGPVKKQFIELAEKPVLLHTLDLFAGLEYVREIVVVTAEEDVERTRELLILYPHVRVIPGGAERQDSVYLGLTALRLSDYVLIHDGARPFLSRLTLQRLIDAVCSKRAAILAVPVKDTIKRTDETGIVMDTPPRKSLWAVQTPQAFALSDIISAHEQARKDGFLGTDDASLMERLGQAVHIVDGEYTNIKLTTPDDLVFGEAILRWRKEKGQ, encoded by the coding sequence ATGAAAGTGAATATAGGTGTAGTCATCGCAGCCGCAGGACAAGGGAAGCGAATGGGCGGTCCGGTTAAGAAGCAATTCATTGAGCTGGCAGAGAAGCCGGTATTGCTCCATACGCTTGACCTTTTCGCCGGATTGGAGTATGTGAGAGAAATAGTCGTCGTTACAGCGGAAGAAGACGTGGAGCGCACGAGGGAGTTGCTGATTTTGTATCCGCATGTCCGGGTTATCCCGGGTGGTGCAGAGCGTCAGGATAGTGTATACCTTGGTCTTACAGCACTTCGCCTTTCGGACTATGTGCTTATCCATGACGGAGCCCGGCCTTTTCTTTCCCGTCTGACGCTTCAGAGACTAATCGATGCTGTGTGCTCAAAGCGGGCCGCGATTCTAGCTGTACCCGTAAAAGATACGATTAAACGCACAGACGAGACGGGAATTGTGATGGACACACCGCCAAGAAAAAGCTTGTGGGCCGTGCAAACGCCACAGGCTTTTGCTTTGTCCGATATTATTTCCGCGCATGAACAAGCGCGGAAGGATGGCTTTCTCGGGACGGATGATGCTTCCCTTATGGAAAGACTGGGACAGGCGGTGCATATAGTAGACGGGGAATATACGAATATTAAACTTACTACACCAGATGATCTTGTTTTCGGTGAGGCGATTTTGAGATGGAGAAAGGAGAAGGGGCAATGA